The proteins below are encoded in one region of Sulfolobus islandicus Y.N.15.51:
- a CDS encoding sulfurtransferase TusA family protein translates to MGKDMSSLKIYKELDLTSSSCAGPIGELSSVVDELREGEAVKVILGDEATKKDITLWVKKRGLKLIQESQEGNKYILLIGK, encoded by the coding sequence ATGGGGAAAGATATGAGTTCTCTTAAGATCTATAAGGAATTGGATTTAACTAGTTCGTCTTGTGCAGGTCCTATAGGTGAATTATCTAGCGTTGTTGATGAGTTGAGGGAGGGTGAGGCTGTTAAGGTAATTTTGGGTGATGAGGCTACTAAGAAGGATATAACATTATGGGTTAAGAAGAGGGGTTTGAAGCTAATACAAGAGTCACAAGAGGGAAACAAATACATACTATTAATAGGAAAGTGA
- a CDS encoding HEAT repeat domain-containing protein: MMQGFSNKYYKVFYKVIDFALFYSFRSLNLLPKLAKLILKDYLIELLKFDDEYYRALALWKIAGRVLSTDEVKEYLTYYIALLKSERENHRLWMWKLVPKFIKISDKKKIMNNLNYFLELLKSEDEDIRIEALLNEEDIKQYSKYLLELLQSKEKSIRVRAWRLVIKLLTDFDKGINS, from the coding sequence ATGATGCAAGGATTTTCCAATAAATACTATAAGGTATTTTATAAGGTTATTGATTTCGCACTATTCTATAGCTTTAGAAGCTTGAATCTATTACCTAAGTTAGCAAAACTGATACTTAAAGATTACCTAATTGAACTGTTGAAGTTTGATGATGAGTATTATAGGGCTCTTGCTTTGTGGAAGATAGCAGGTAGAGTTTTATCTACTGATGAAGTGAAAGAATATTTAACTTATTACATAGCGCTTTTAAAAAGCGAGAGGGAAAATCATAGGTTATGGATGTGGAAACTAGTTCCTAAATTCATAAAAATATCCGATAAAAAAAAGATAATGAATAATCTAAACTATTTCCTTGAATTATTAAAATCCGAAGACGAAGATATAAGAATAGAAGCATTACTGAACGAGGAGGATATAAAACAGTATTCAAAGTACTTGCTAGAACTTTTGCAAAGTAAAGAGAAGTCCATAAGAGTAAGGGCTTGGCGTTTAGTTATAAAATTACTCACAGATTTTGATAAAGGAATAAATTCATAA
- a CDS encoding YdcF family protein, with the protein MYDAIVVLGGGELSEGRINEAIRLYRQGIAKYLIIVGGKDDYEKMYKKALKETKNIKNIYFDGNSSSTIDNAFYAKKIIRKLNIRSILIVTSKFHVKRAIKSFELFLGNECKIDAIGVEDNPDTYILLKERYLDEILYLYDYLKGRDDEEIKAFFDTIEGPLNKILKRAYELGLMEDPEIDK; encoded by the coding sequence ATGTATGATGCGATAGTCGTGTTAGGAGGAGGAGAACTGAGCGAGGGTAGGATTAATGAAGCAATAAGGTTATATAGACAAGGTATAGCAAAATACTTAATCATAGTAGGAGGAAAAGACGATTATGAAAAAATGTATAAAAAAGCCTTAAAAGAGACCAAAAATATAAAAAACATCTATTTTGATGGTAATTCTTCAAGTACTATAGATAACGCGTTCTACGCCAAGAAAATAATTAGGAAGCTAAATATAAGGAGCATACTGATAGTTACGTCGAAATTCCATGTAAAAAGAGCAATTAAATCATTCGAGTTATTTTTAGGTAATGAATGCAAAATAGATGCAATAGGCGTAGAAGACAATCCAGATACTTACATTCTGCTAAAAGAAAGATATTTAGATGAGATTCTATACCTATATGACTACTTAAAGGGAAGAGACGATGAAGAAATAAAGGCCTTCTTTGATACAATTGAAGGTCCACTTAATAAGATCCTTAAAAGGGCTTACGAGCTAGGACTAATGGAAGACCCTGAGATTGATAAGTAA